A region of the Anastrepha obliqua isolate idAnaObli1 unplaced genomic scaffold, idAnaObli1_1.0 ptg000012l, whole genome shotgun sequence genome:
attcgggttatgttcttcgatttcgttgtaactcaaatatgttgctcccTAGTCAAaaaaatgagacacgtatttttttgttcggacgaaacaaatttttttcaagagttgtcggcaattttgtttttcggctcaaaatcgatttttttttaattatataagaaaattgtttttttaaatgctcataacttcccttgggggaacctgttatccctatagggcgcgtccccaggtggtgggtaggggaacgcctcccagatatggaaggtaggagagtaggtctcccgcgaaccacacaagtcgaagacgtaaacttcgttaaaaaactccctcaacccaaggcgaaacgcgacccgtgcctattgggtgggtttggcagccggggtATAAAACTAGGCTGTCTTttaacggagccctcctgaccccaggccgcctcaggttgtaacggtggccttaccatggtatggggcgctgccatggcggaccgtttatttcccctaaatcctcattggtcaccgcacatggcgacatgtgcagccttctggaagggcaggtgaccgtacgaaacagaatgaacaaacaacaaaaacaaacaaaaaattcggaTAAGGCTACAAAGAAGACGGACAAACGGACGGACACATACCCAAAACGAACGGATAGACGGACGCACCCATTGACACAACAGATGGAGAAATGGGCAACACGGACCGAAACCAATGAACTGAAGAATTTGGGAACTTCCTCAGAGGACGAACTCTTGGCCTCCAGCCAAGAGACGGTTAATGGCAAAGCTGTTGGCCACAGCACGCCATCAACCTTAAATCAACCATCCACATCCGCTGATGCCAAGGGGCAAAAGCGCCAAAACGTTAAAAAAGGTCTGTCCAGGCATAAGCTTTCCCAGAGGTCCCTGACTATTctcggaaaaataaataaaaatgaagctgAAGAGAAAACACATGCAAAGGACGCGGCCGATAAGGCAAGgtgccaaaaggtggtcgatgagTACTTGGCGTTCCAGGCCACCCAGAAGGTAGAAGCCGTGAAACGCAATCGTTCGCAGGACGAAAGCGACAAGCCGACGAAGAAGCACAAAGTGTCGGTTCACACCGCTTCAATACCAAAACCAACCAAGCGTTCATTTAATGAGGTGGCACGGGAGCACCTGCAAATAGCGTTGGTTGATGAAATAACTAACCGCGGTAAACCTGCATCGGATAAGTGGTCCGAAATCGAGGCACGGCTGTCCCGCATTGTCGTCGATCATGTCATGGCAAACCCGGAGGGTCATGTGCCAGGATTTGATTCAATGGAGGTGGTCCGCGGATACAGGGTGATCAAGTGCGATGATCAACTCTCCCTTAACTTCCTGCAAACAGTTGTATGCAAGATCCAGAGCGACTGGGAAGGTTTGAGGCTCAAACTAATCCCGGCCAGCGAAATCCCTCGACGGCCGAGGGCTCACATCTGGATTCCGAACATGGAATTCGAAGCTAAGCAACTTATTCCATACCTGCacgcacacaaccgcactgttccGATGGATGACTGGagcatcatcaaagcggaggctccgcaaaagaacAGTGTGTCCTTCCTTCTCCAAATATCGGAGGAGAGTATCGAGCCACTGGGAAAAGTGGACAATAAACTTCGGTTCGGCGTCAGGAAAACGCAACTGAAGATATTCCGATCTGCAAATCCGGAGGATGAACAGGACGAGGTTGACGGCGCCAACGAGTTGCTCACAGGCATGCAATTTGACGACGCCGCATCTACCAAAAACGATGGCGCTAATGAGTAGCACCCGGGAGTGCAGCTTGGCGACGCCGTCGAATTGTAAAGCGACCAGCAGTCTCAAGGTTGTCCAAATAAACCTGCAGCACTCGCGGACTGCAaaggacaacctaaccgttctcctggcggagAAGGACGTCGACATCGCTTTAATCCAGGAGCCCTGTGTGCGGAGCACCGAGGTGAAGGGGTTTACTGAGAACAACCACACCCTTTTCTACAAACGGACTGAAGGTAACCCCAGATCTTGTATTGTAGCTAAGAAacatttgaacatatttttaatcccatcatatTGTTCACAGGATGTGAAGGCTGTGGAGGTAGAAGCCGCTGACGGTGTCGGCATCATACTGGCTTCcatctacatggcacatgatcggccagcaccaCCCGAGGAGGCTCGTCGGCTTGTGTGTGAAGCCAGAAATAAGAACCTGCTGCTCGGATGCGAGGCCAACGCGAGGCATGCGTTGTGGGGAAGCTCTgagacaaacgaccgaggtgagtctttatataattttattattaatgctaacttatcggtatgtaacaggggtaacactcccactttcacctttcctagtacggagtacttcagaggatgggaggaagtgattgatgttactctactgtctgaaaatagctcagtaagggtagataattggagggtatccaataaaaggtccttttctgatcatagttggatcctttacgatttggatcttaaggtagatccacccctaccgtatcaaaatcctttaagaaccaactggaagaggttcaaaaatgcagtaaacaagAGGATAGGAAAGACTCCTatccctcaaatcactctcacggaaaaccttgagagtagcgtcataacactggaaaaggcatttagtacggcctacaaaacgtcctgccccatacaatttagcaaaaaaactcaccccccttggtggagcagtgagctcttaaaactaagggaaaaatctacatcaacgtttaacctcagctactcgacgggaaattgggaattgtacagagaaagtcggagacagtacaagaaggcaatcaggcccgtcaaaaaagagagctggagggaattttgttcgtccATCCActagggattctgctaggctcagccgttttctttccaaaaaccactcaatggcttcttgggtcaagaaacctgatgAAACTTGGACTGCTGcagcagaagaatcgctagaggttctgctaaacacgcattttccgggatgcagcgcttacgaaagtgagaggggaaacattaggcggagccaatataatccacagcatcttgcaaatgaaattattaccaaagaaaaagttgcatgggcaaacaaatctttctcac
Encoded here:
- the LOC129251266 gene encoding uncharacterized protein LOC129251266, which produces MEKWATRTETNELKNLGTSSEDELLASSQETVNGKAVGHSTPSTLNQPSTSADAKGQKRQNVKKGLSRHKLSQRSLTILGKINKNEAEEKTHAKDAADKARCQKVVDEYLAFQATQKVEAVKRNRSQDESDKPTKKHKVSVHTASIPKPTKRSFNEVAREHLQIALVDEITNRGKPASDKWSEIEARLSRIVVDHVMANPEGHVPGFDSMEVVRGYRVIKCDDQLSLNFLQTVVCKIQSDWEGLRLKLIPASEIPRRPRAHIWIPNMEFEAKQLIPYLHAHNRTVPMDDWSIIKAEAPQKNSVSFLLQISEESIEPLGKVDNKLRFGVRKTQLKIFRSANPEDEQDEVDGANELLTGMQFDDAASTKNDGANE